A single Anopheles funestus chromosome 2RL, idAnoFuneDA-416_04, whole genome shotgun sequence DNA region contains:
- the LOC125762160 gene encoding myosin heavy chain, skeletal muscle, adult has product MSAHPSTTSFAPQHATDLLASIIAQMPTVSSGELDQAETPIDGQRSVDAIQQSKRLAKLKQKLDRQNNFMVELKRKIREKEAMKPKADCDREELAFLRNRLKKEAELQHKLLADVTAEMRQEGNQWQSILLCPDKLDEYCTNPWTVGSVPVDEDKRFSLDSTLSALSSDEQVGTTNECPDAKMVERFEKELMNRDRVIEILQSRLDRLSADVHKVRRDNDTLLDRNPKPIAPITPITPRFCETDMMHRLEFYRTNTETFCQNLEEMEKALHSIQKELGPMGEMDCALKRKSCPKSSALMCDKNSSKRSVACQQTYGGDERPTETCMLDDNSLRRDSDPLVCPKDGEAQKQYAMLLTEYTKKTTECRHLCERLAKVQAGPEDPSPEDTERQLLQKRCTELLDEQDEFRVLIREQANQLDDYRGRYLAAQQQVEEQRLQMGKLQVTNRRVEKQINFEIEQIKRKFQDKLRHLTPYPRLLEDEQANCEKLKQSNETLFAELERSLRQVKVLEERLQQVHVAKDGEVKQALLQAETELEQVQGRFDGLVKEKQLAEEEALRWQRELDELRTESVKIIERANQRVEKEREMAQNKYRQLESELAQCRAEASFTIGNREQALREMHTQLKVLSASFDDAQLQIRSLRNQLAYLQNEKLVCLA; this is encoded by the coding sequence ATGAGTGCGCATCCTTCAACTACGTCATTCGCTCCACAGCATGCCACCGATCTGCTGGCATCGATAATTGCCCAAATGCCAACGGTTTCAAGTGGTGAGCTGGATCAGGCTGAAACACCAATCGATGGTCAGCGCTCGGTTGACGCCATACAGCAATCGAAACGGTTGGCAAAGCTGAAGCAGAAGCTCGACCGGCAGAACAACTTCATGGTGGAGTTGAAACGGAAGATCCGTGAGAAGGAAGCGATGAAACCGAAGGCGGACTGTGACCGGGAGGAACTTGCATTTCTGCGCAATCGTCTGAAGAAGGAAGCCGAACTGCAGCATAAACTGCTGGCGGATGTAACAGCCGAAATGCGCCAGGAGGGTAACCAGTGGCAATCGATACTACTCTGCCCCGACAAGCTCGACGAGTACTGTACCAATCCGTGGACGGTAGGTTCCGTGCCGGTGGATGAAGATAAGCGCTTCTCTTTGGATTCTACCCTGTCCGCGCTAAGCTCGGACGAACAAGTCGGTACCACGAACGAATGTCCCGACGCGAAGATGGTGGAACGGTTCGAGAAGGAACTCATGAATCGCGACCGTGTCATTGAGATCTTGCAAAGTCGGCTCGATCGGTTGTCAGCGGATGTGCACAAAGTGCGGCGCGACAATGATACACTACTGGACCGAAATCCGAAACCGATTGCTCCGATTACTCCGATTACGCCGCGGTTCTGCGAGACGGACATGATGCATCGGTTGGAGTTTTATCGTACCAACACGGAAACGTTTTGTCAAAACTTGGAAGAGATGGAAAAGGCGTTACACTCCATCCAGAAGGAGTTGGGCCCGATGGGAGAAATGGATTGTGCGCTGAAGAGGAAATCTTGCCCGAAATCATCCGCTTTAATGTGTGATAAAAATTCCTCGAAACGATCCGTAGCTTGTCAGCAAACTTATGGGGGTGATGAGAGACCGACGGAGACCTGTATGCTAGATGACAATTCCTTAAGACGCGATTCGGATCCCTTAGTGTGTCCAAAGGATGGAGAAGCCCAGAAGCAGTACGCGATGCTACTAACAGAGTACACGAAAAAGACGACGGAGTGTCGACATCTGTGTGAGCGCCTGGCAAAGGTACAGGCCGGTCCGGAAGATCCTTCACCCGAAGACACTGAGCGTCAATTGCTGCAGAAACGCTGTACGGAGCTGCTGGATGAACAGGACGAGTTCCGGGTATTGATACGCGAGCAAGCCAACCAGCTGGATGATTACCGCGGACGGTATCTGGCCGCACAGCAACAGGTCGAGGAACAGCGACTGCAGATGGGTAAGCTGCAGGTGACAAACCGACGCGTGGAGAAGCAGATCAACTTCGAAATCGAGCAAATTAAGCGTAAGTTCCAGGACAAGCTACGCCATCTTACGCCCTATCCGCGTCTTTTGGAAGACGAACAGGCAAACTGTGAAAAGCTGAAACAATCGAACGAAACGTTGTTTGCCGAGCTGGAGCGATCGTTACGGCAGGTGAAGGTACTGGAGGAACGACTACAACAAGTTCATGTTGCAAAAGATGGCGAAGTCAAGCAAGCGCTACTGCAGGCTGAAACCGAACTCGAACAGGTCCAGGGACGATTCGATGGACTTGTGAAGGAAAAGCAGCTAGCGGAAGAGGAAGCTCTTCGTTGGCAACGCGAGCTAGATGAGCTGCGAACCGAGAGTGTAAAGATCATAGAGCGTGCCAATCAGCGGGTCGAAAAGGAACGCGAAATGGCTCAGAACAAGTACCGTCAGCTGGAAAGTGAGTTGGCTCAGTGTCGTGCGGAAGCATCGTTCACAATCGGGAACCGTGAGCAGGCATTGCGAGAGATGCACACACAGCTAAAGGTGCTGTCGGCGAGCTTCGACGATGCGCAGCTGCAGATTCGTTCGCTCCGTAATCAGTTGGCTTACCTTCAGAACGAGAAGTTGGTCTGTTTGGCGTAA
- the LOC125762141 gene encoding multiple epidermal growth factor-like domains protein 8 — protein sequence MEMNQLLSSQTTCTHSRNRSRPIVASTHEQQQSKQALGGVSNRNKHRIDGGTTMARYRNKIKKLHTLVWLVLLQLVLLPYVQVGLTLTKMQTRQSCDKTRRIFTQSYGEISDGPAGVNYTQDSHCEWLIRAQNDSQFITLKFRSMGTECSYDYIFIYDGDSFRSPLLGSFSGNTEPQHLIASSGSMLILLYSDTNYVQEGFRAEFAVTNCPNNCTGNGRCVDHACVCDRGWIGSDCSLDPCPDRCGGIESRGTCSSDRCECSKDYLGQACGLHRSKPAPKEWHWITNSKNGLPPRAAHTAVYYEPSDALYVFGGYNLNEVFDSLYVFRFDRNHWEDEWGIRVDQNYTEPSSEEEKLLRRTQFLEEESERLSREPNFLSNVIYTLSDNRTGIGYGEGLSNGTRPAGRYGHAASAVSDGFVIFGGKLATNGELANDLWLYNVSHNGGTWFERATESPVRPPALTRHTLTLAGEFLYVFGGAMEDGEFSSKLFRIKLIPDASDAERWEEVIPRGGKSLDVRMVAHTTSYQRATNSLIVYGGLLANVARFSRLSDRMFAFQLDHKHWAELQYPRTALHDGYAPRERAFHTTNIIGNYLIVFGGYSHKHNKEEICYDNQMYLYHLGCHSWINPEVLGPGPGSKYRYPKKQGVFAHAAAVRKGNTLLIVGGYHGNVNGDLLAYSLPLMLVVHVDVTFAPEAACPRHTSFNECLADLECGWCSADSVCYGRTIGANCTTNLQTTRCKGICSVLGDCHSCLVHGTTTLDEDGEDPGRKADKHLQHMQSIAHKLGLDRCTWCVQNARCHHKDDNYGVCGEDTPSQKPGWWGTKGTEVTKPSECTSQDKRPGLTFLKYLHPMNMSMPDAVMIVNATMADFTSPPTNTPTEQQLGGQVVARLLGFIRFPPMTDQSMALLQACVSHADAILRTVQVSTQAGRKGDTTANAPLTTLVMETMVSTNITANESVCGMVKWADRANILVDFQAQRNSRGAGGYYGGSGGHHHHHHGHHPDLSKMSLQHFYGNVLQAFTFEFLEPYSNGTACASYGNCLECLSDSSCGWCELTNGCLSRKANESETCRRGLDWRYLTIQPAHCSNCTNFVSCEQCIGHSGNQCEWWTEDATCARRGRSEAAVRTLDQCPTPCYQRTDCSACLNDRGRCVWCEATSQCFSFSVYTSEYQFGMCREWLDQTLPITVPPVIDQDGTSAPMVQQCKSCASFQNCSFCLRSLSCGWCYDTDNPINGMCMQGDFNRSTQGLCGNGQLLLPGTSNVTEPVRTSWAYAQCPDVDECELRLHDCHKQAECSNTHGSYSCKCRKGFVGDGVRYCQQTCYEACTHGHCSGAPDFRCVCDLGWTGVDCSVNCACNNHSTCLQGVGRCDQCLNWTEGEFCERCSPGSFGNATTEAGCQRCDCNGHGNVALGICDAKTGECYCQDYTEGLRCEMCNRNFYGDPKDGGQCYHQCASRGVLTQVGTQGLGSFQSYRSSWSGQETRECLWIVSPQGRGGGGAGTVGEGTVGAVSTELRNAIIQIKIEQERMNVTCGENAVYVYDGLPDLTGVAQQKQLIAVFCNEERGSWIAEARSGHLTVHFKKGPSPEQGFNAIYSVLSCAAASCQRPYHCTDDGRCVCPKGFTGPRCMMRICPSDCNEESKQGTCDNAYGRCICAPGYGGDDCSSIVKPSCVVFTELFNSYLVSDSFEHLRKTLPRFGHSLVADRRGSLWMFGGYSLSHGPLNDIRQFDTKNNTWMQVTVDSSPEDRMPQGRYYHAAEIIGSRQAIYVYGGLSRNGTLDDLWQFGLQTQRWSLVVPQNETHPPALAGHTLTAVGREELLLLIGGYTIGRGLQGTVWLFNLATASWTMVATHGSSPGGIYGHTAVYHAPSAAVYVYGGVRRQLDSNESGVSKRLYAFSVTTHRWTELPSFIYHGAEYVPPGRYLHSAVATQHYMLVFGGRSTGNGTDSLARDDVMVAYVYRCNQWIRLAKDAKKVGASYSYTYAQAMAQDPEGGSIYVVAGWDGSNHCRVTRIDLPEDMCDLWSGSKYLCRQYSGCSFCSVKGIPGEAPSHCYSAGGTYQACEGYNGTISFNSGASCDSEWIGRRACTSFKTCSTCLASYPWHGETESPCKWCPECHPMVSCMERSSDCGTHNGCIANQTALITQNECPGLPGRGCVADDCESCGAMPGCSWQEDQGGLKHRCREATIPTADEMDASKNDTRAVSCPLPCSAFKNCSTCVKHSSRPSECLWSTQLNECISPMFQPLYCSGGICGLIVRPNDPQHCPEPCASFTQCTNCLRHAYCGWCSRNGTDGDGVCTEGSVDGPANHPAGSTCAAIYQTRSKTPANATEPFGWNYFKCPPENECANGHHNCNAKSQRCVDHLHGYECVCAPGYNTSSLGGGGMCVPVCSQGCVRGACTEPDVCRCDFGYVGANCSIQCQCNGHSNCTGADQLDRCGQCHNNTMGAQCDKCLPFYVGDPRNGGSCVPCVQYCNGQTDLCIGRDQEATMRNMTRQELKQLVMEGPTGDAICLGCGNYTDGDQCETCVPGYFRKSATPGKACSPCECNGHGDMCDPMTGEKCNCGNNTESDNTCSSKGKNHAFNCWSLQCTKCRDSYSGHPNNGHQCYKHITVESRMCFDAKTIDECKIKPQPLKPGQTVFFVIQPRYMNVDIRFIVDVTQGELDFYMSPTDESFIVQTNVSTGHHDILLDRRYVWYQQHTSYVSLWSSAVPTLGSIDLHPLNIQGSEVPLAGEKTSPVCGGLGNDDFYVFDRDARDLITYETLNECKSLLRVFGLKNRLVVTLPHTVHALGQTKFYIALRARPGSTASYGLVFFRQDQLHIHLFVFFSVFFSCFFLFLALCVLAWKAKQAADMRRARRRHVVEMLHMAKRPFGRINLSLEGPSEGIITPAPHRRRGRTSKHSTGGSAGSNANNAHGHHHHHHHHHHQQQHHHQPDIGPIALEPTADNYAAVGTVFVRLPGKQKSHITLALASALIVMGRTSGGSYPSHSRAAGSGHHRRRSSPGGGSVCHASPRQHPLHYYNQQQQQQQQQLSLQHMHRGEPADVVGPLAERQPFIEVHHEQVPLQPLASNRERQ from the exons ATGGAGATGAACCAATTATTGTCGTCGCAAACCACCTGCACACACAGTAGAAACCGTAGCCGCCCCATCGTTGCATCGACGCACGAACAACAACAGTCTAAGCAGGCACTCGGTGGTGTTAGCAACAGGAACAAGCATCGAATAGATGGCGGAACAACGATGGCTCGGTACCGGAATAAGATTAAGAAACTGCATACGCTGGTTTGGCTGGTGTTGCTGCAGCTGGTACTGCTACCGTACGTGCAGGTCGGCCTAACGCTGACCAAAATGCAAACAAGACAATCGTGCGATAAAACACGGCGTATCTTCACGCAATCGTACGGTGAAATCAGCGATGGTCCAGCCGGTGTTAATTACACACAG GATTCTCACTGCGAATGGTTGATAAGGGCGCAAAATGATAGTCAATTTATAACGCTCAAATTTCGCAGTATGGGCACCGAATGCTCGTACGATTATATCTTCATCTACGATGGTGACTCGTTCCGCTCACCACTGTTGGGTAGTTTTAGTGGCAATACGGAACCCCAGCACTTGATCGCTAGCTCCGGTAGT ATGTTGATATTGCTGTACAGCGACACCAATTACGTGCAGGAAGGCTTTCGGGCAGAGTTTGCTGTTACGAACTGTCCCAACAACTGCACTGGGAATGGTCGATGCGTCGAtcatgcgtgtgtttgtgatcGAGGATGGATCGGAAGTGATTGCAGTTTAGATCCGTGTCCTGACCGATGTGGAGGTATAGAAAGTCGCGGGACGTGTTCGAGTGATCGCTGTGAATGCTCAAAG GACTATTTAGGACAAGCATGTGGTCTCCATCGCTCAAAGCCTGCTCCAAAGGAGTGGCACTGGATTACCAACTCTAAAAATGGACTACCGCCAAGAGCGGCACATACAGCCGTTTACTACGAACCGTCGGATGCGCTGTACGTCTTTGGAGGTTACAATCTAAACGAAGTGTTCGACAGTCTATACGTGTTCCGGTTTGATAGAAACCACTGGGAAGATGAGTGGGGCATTCGCGTCGACCAGAACTACACTGAACCGTCCTCGGAGGAAGAAAAGCTTCTCCGAAGGACACAGTTTCTCGAAGAGGAATCGGAACGGTTGTCCCGGGAACCGAATTTTCTAAGCAATGTTATCTACACACTTTCGGACAATCGAACCGGCATTGGGTACGGCGAAGGACTTTCCAACGGAACGCGCCCGGCCGGGCGATACGGACACGCAGCATCCGCTGTCAGTGATGGGTTCGTAATCTTCGGTGGAAAGCTCGCAACCAATGGTGAGCTGGCAAATGATTTGTGGCTGTACAACGTATCGCACAACGGTGGTACATGGTTCGAGCGTGCGACCGAATCGCCGGTAAGGCCACCGGCACTGACGCgccacacactcacacttGCCGGCGAATTTCTGTACGTGTTTGGCGGCGCAATGGAGGACGGTGAATTTTCATCGAAACTGTTCCGGATAAAGCTCATTCCGGACGCATCGGATGCAGAGCGATGGGAGGAAGTGATACCGCGCGGTGGCAAatcgcttgatgtgcgtatgGTTGCGCACACCACCTCGTACCAGCGCGCAACCAACTCACTGATCGTGTACGGTGGTTTGCTAGCGAATGTGGCCCGTTTTTCACGCCTTTCCGATCGAATGTTTGCGTTTCAACTTGATCACAAACACTGGGCAGAGTTGCAGTACCCTCGTACGGCTCTGCACGATGGATATGCACCGCGTGAACGTGCTTTTCACACGACGAACATTATTGGCAACTATCTGATCGTTTTCGGTGGTTACTCGCACAAGCACAACAAGGAAGAGATTTGCTACGATAATCAGATGTACCTGTATCATCTGGGATGTCACAGCTGGATAAATCCGGAAGTGCTAGGACCGGGACCGGGCAGTAAATATCGCTATCCGAAGAAGCAGGGTGTGTTTGCACATGCGGCTGCCGTGCGGAAAGGAAACACGCTGCTCATCGTTGGTGGTTACCATGGTAATGTGAATGGTGATCTGCTCGCCTACTCGCTACCGCTCATGCTGGTGGTGCACGTCGATGTAACGTTTGCACCGGAAGCCGCTTGTCCAAGGCATACATCGTTCAACGAGTGTTTGGCTGATTTGGAGTGTGGCTGGTGTTCGGCAGACAGTGTGTGTTACGGCCGTACGATCGGAGCAAACTGTACGACTAACCTACAGACGACGCGCTGCAAAGGTATCTGCTCCGTGTTGGGCGATTGTCATTCGTGTCTGGTACACGGTACAACGACGCTAGACGAAGATGGTGAAGACCCTGGTCGCAAAGCAGACAAACACCTGCAGCACATGCAATCCATCGCGCACAAGCTCGGTCTGGATCGGTGCACCTGGTGTGTGCAAAATGCTCGCTGTCACCACAAGGACGACAATTATGGCGTGTGTGGGGAGGATACACCTTCCCAGAAGCCGGGCTGGTGGGGTACCAAAGGTACGGAAGTGACGAAACCGAGTGAGTGTACATCGCAGGACAAACGGCCCGGGTTGACGTTTCTGAAGTATCTGCATCCGATGAACATGTCCATGCCGGATGCGGTAATGATCGTGAACGCCACAATGGCCGATTTTACCTCACCTCCAACAAACACACCGACAGAACAACAGCTCGGTGGGCAGGTTGTGGCCCGCCTGCTCGGCTTCATTCGCTTTCCACCCATGACGGATCAATCGATGGCGCTGCTCCAGGCGTGTGTTAGTCATGCCGATGCAATACTTCGCACGGTGCAAGTATCGACACAGGCAGGGCGTAAAGGGGACACGACGGCAAACGCTCCGCTCACTACCCTGGTAATGGAAACGATGGTGTCCACAAACATAACTGCGAACGAAAGCGTCTGCGGGATGGTAAAGTGGGCCGATCGTGCAAACATATTGGTAGATTTTCAGGCTCAAAGAAATAGTCGCGGCGCAGGAGGTTATTACGGCGGTTCCGGTgggcaccatcatcaccatcacggACATCATCCGGATTTGAGCAAAATGAGTCTGCAACACTTCTACGGTAATGTGCTGCAGGCGTTTACATTCGAATTTCTCGAACCGTACTCGAACGGAACGGCTTGCGCCTCGTACGGTAACTGTCTCGAGTGCCTTTCCGACTCATCCTGTGGCTGGTGTGAACTAACGAACGGTTGCTTATCGCGCAAAGCAAACGAATCGGAAACGTGCCGCCGTGGTTTGGACTGGCGCTATCTAACCATCCAGCCGGCGCACTGTTCGAACTGTACGAACTTTGTCTCCTGCGAGCAGTGTATCGGCCATTCGGGAAATCAGTGCGAGTGGTGGACAGAGGATGCGACCTGCGCACGAAGAGGACGCTCGGAAGCGGCAGTACGGACGCTGGACCAGTGTCCAACACCTTGCTACCAGCGGACGGATTGTTCCGCTTGCTTGAATGATCGTGGTCGGTGCGTGTGGTGTGAAGCCACGAGCCAATGTTTCTCCTTCTCGGTGTACACCAGCGAGTATCAGTTCGGGATGTGCCGCGAATGGCTCGATCAAACGCTTCCGATCACGGTACCACCGGTAATAGATCAGGACGGAACAAGTGCACCGATGGTGCAGCAGTGCAAATCGTGCGCCAGCTTTCAAAACTGTTCCTTTTGTTTGCGTTCGCTTAGCTGCGGCTGGTGCTACGATACGGACAATCCGATCAACGGTATGTGCATGCAGGGTGACTTCAACCGCTCGACGCAGGGATTGTGTGGCAATGGGCAACTGCTGCTACCAGGTACATCGAACGTGACGGAACCGGTACGGACGAGCTGGGCATATGCCCAATGTCCCGATGTGGATGAATGTGAGCTGCGACTGCACGACTGTCACAAGCAGGCAGAGTGTAGCAATACGCACGGTTCGTACAGCTGCAAATGCCGCAAAGGTTTCGTTGGCGACGGTGTGCGCTACTGCCAGCAGACGTGTTACGAAGCCTGTACCCACGGGCATTGCTCGGGGGCGCCCGATTTCCGGTGTGTTTGCGATCTCGGCTGGACTGGTGTGGACTGCAGTGTGAACTGCGCGTGCAATAACCATTCCACCTGTCTGCAGGGTGTCGGACGTTGCGATCAGTGTTTGAACTGGACGGAGGGTGAATTTTGCGAACGGTGCAGTCCGGGCAGCTTTGGCAATGCGACGACCGAGGCAGGTTGTCAGCGATGTGACTGCAACGGTCACGGTAATGTGGCGCTCGGGATCTGTGATGCGAAGACGGGCGAATGCTACTGCCAGGATTACACCGAGGGATTGCGGTGTGAGATGTGCAATCGCAATTTTTACGGCGATCCCAAGGATGGCGGCCAGTGCTATCATCAGTGTGCGTCACGCGGCGTATTGACGCAGGTTGGCACGCAAGGACTCGGATCGTTTCAGTCGTATCGGTCGAGCTGGAGCGGACAGGAAACGCGTGAATGTCTCTGGATCGTAAGTCCACAGGGACGTGGCGGTGGAGGAGCAGGAACAGTTGGAGAAGGTACTGTAGGAGCAGTCTCGACAGAGCTCCGTAACGCGATCATACAGATCAAGATCGAACAAGAACGAATGAATGTGACGTGCGGCGAAAATGCGGTGTACGTGTATGATGGTCTGCCCGATCTGACGGGTGTCGCCCAACAGAAGCAGCTGATCGCGGTATTCTGTAACGAAGAACGCGGATCTTGGATAGCGGAAGCACGTTCCGGCCATTTAACCGTACATTTCAAAAAAGGACCCTCACCGGAGCAGGGTTTCAACGCAATCTATTCGGTGTTGAGTTGTGCCGCAGCAAGCTGTCAACGGCCGTACCATTGCACCGACGATGGGCGCTGTGTTTGTCCGAAAGGTTTCACGGGGCCGCGCTGTATGATGCGCATCTGTCCGTCCGATTGTAACGAGGAAAGCAAACAGGGCACGTGTGACAATGCGTACGGCCGGTGTATCTGTGCGCCCGGGTACGGTGGGGACGACTGTTCGTCTATCGTCAAACCTTCCTGTGTGGTGTTTACCGAGCTGTTCAATTCATATCTGGTGTCGGATAGTTTCGAGCATTTGCGTAAAACATTGCCACGGTTCGGTCATTCGCTAGTGGCAGATCGTCGAGGATCGCTGTGGATGTTTGGTGGTTATTCACTGTCGCACGGACCGTTGAACGATATACGGCAGTTTGACACGAAGAATAACACCTGGATGCAG GTAACCGTTGATTCTAGTCCGGAGGATCGTATGCCGCAGGGACGTTACTATCATGCAGCGGAAATCATTGGCAGTCGGCAAGCAATCTACGTGTACGGTGGTCTTTCACGCAACGGCACACTGGACGATCTGTGGCAGTTCGGTTTGCAGACGCAGCGTTGGAGTTTAGTGGTGCCGCAAAACGAAACCCATCCACCGGCACTTGCTGGCCACACGCTAACGGCTGTCGGGCGCGAAGAATTACTGCTGCTGATCGGTGGCTACACCATCGGGCGCGGTCTGCAAGGTACCGTGTGGTTGTTTAATCTTGCTACGGCTAGCTGGACAATGGTCGCGACACACGGATCATCGCCCGGTGGCATCTATGGTCACACGGCCGTGTATCACGCACCAAGTGCGGCCGTATACGTGTACGGTGGTGTGCGCAGACAGCTGGATAGCAATGAATCGGGTGTTTCGAAGCGATTGTACGCATTCAGCGTTACCACGCACCGCTGGACGGAGCTACCATCGTTTATCTACCACGGTGCCGAGTATGTACCACCGGGACGATATCTCCATTCAGCGGTCGCAACCCAACACTACATGCTGGTATTTGGTGGCCGTTCCACTGGGAACGGTACGGATTCGCTTGCCCGCGACGATGTGATGGTGGCGTACGTGTATCGCTGCAACCAGTGGATCCGGTTGGCGAAGGATGCCAAGAAGGTGGGTGCAAGCTACAGCTATACGTACGCACAAGCGATGGCCCAGGATCCGGAGGGTGGTTCAATCTACGTGGTAGCCGGCTGGGATGGTAGCAACCATTGTCGGGTAACGCGCATCGATCTGCCGGAGGATATGTGCGATCTGTGGAGCGGCTCGAAGTACCTGTGCCGACAGTACTCCGGTTGTAGCTTCTGTTCGGTCAAAGGTATCCCGGGTGAAGCGCCCTCACATTGCTACTCGGCCGGTGGAACGTATCAAGCCTGCGAAGGTTACAATGGGACGATCTCGTTCAACAGTGGTGCGTCTTGCGATAGCGAGTGGATCGGACGAAGAGCTTGCACGTCGTTTAAAACATGTTCCACTTGCTTGGCCAGCTACCCGTGGCACGGTGAAACCGAATCACCCTGCAAATGGTGCCCGGAGTGCCATCCAATGGTTAGCTGCATGGAACGATCGTCCGACTGTGGTACACACAATGGATGTATCGCTAATCAAACCGCGCTGATCACACAGAACGAGTGTCCGGGGCTGCCGGGGCGTGGCTGTGTAGCGGATGATTGTGAAAGTTGCGGCGCTATGCCGGGATGCAGCTGGCAGGAGGACCAGGGTGGATTGAAACACCGATGTCGGGAAGCGACGATACCTACGGCGGACGAGATGGATGCATCGAAAAATGATACGCGAGCCGTAAGCTGCCCGTTGCCCTGTAGCGCTTTTAAGAACTGCAGCACGTGCGTTAAACATTCCAGCCGACCATCGGAGTGTCTTTGGTCCACGCAGCTGAATGAGTGTATATCGCCGATGTTCCAACCGCTGTACTGTTCCGGCGGCATCTGTGGGTTGATCGTGCGTCCGAACGATCCACAGCACTGTCCGGAACCGTGCGCAAGCTTTACCCAGTGTACGAACTGCCTGCGCCATGCGTACTGCGGTTGGTGCTCAAGGAATGGCACGGATGGGGACGGTGTGTGTACGGAGGGTTCGGTTGATGGACCGGCCAACCATCCGGCGGGATCGACCTGTGCCGCAATCTATCAAACGCGCAGCAAAACGCCAGCCAACGCGACGGAACCGTTTGGCTGGAATTACTTCAAATGTCCGCCGGAAAACGAGTGCGCCAACGGGCATCACAACTGCAATGCCAAGTCGCAACGGTGTGTTGATCATCTGCACGGatacgagtgtgtgtgtgcgccggGGTACAACACATCGAGTCTTGGCGGTGGTGGCATGTGTGTGCCAGTGTGCAGCCAAGGGTGCGTACGTGGCGCATGTACGGAACCGGACGTATGCCGGTGTGATTTTGGTTACGTCGGTGCCAACTGTAGCATCCAGTGCCAGTGCAATGGACACTCGAACTGTACCGGTGCGGATCAGCTGGATCGTTGCGGCCAGTGCCACAACAATACGATGGGTGCGCAGTGTGACAAATGTCTCCCATTTTATGTCGGCGACCCACGGAACGGTGGTAGCTGTGTACCATGCGTGCAGTACTGTAACGGTCAGACGGATCTTTGCATTGGGCGCGACCAAGAAGCGACGATGCGTAATATGACGCGACAGGAGCTGAAACAGCTTGTGATGGAGGGCCCAACCGGGGATGCAATATGTCTCGGGTGTGGGAATTATACCGATGGCGATCAGTGTGAGACATGCGTCCCGGGATATTTTCGCAAATCGGCCACCCCGGGCAAGGCGTGTTCACCGTGTGAGTGCAACGGGCATGGGGATATGTGTGATCCGATGACGGGGGAGAAATGTAACTGTGGCAATAACACCGAGAGTGACAATACATGCTCGTCCAAGGGTAAGAACCATGCCTTCAACTGCTGGTCGCTGCAGTGTACGAAGTGTCGGGATTCTTACTCGGGCCACCCGAACAATGGACATCAGTGCTACAAGCACATCACAGTCGAGTCGCGCATGTGTTTCGATGCCAAAACGATCG ATGAGTGTAAAATTAAACCGCAGCCACTAAAACCCGGCCAGACGGTGTTTTTCGTCATTCAACCACGCTACATGAATGTTGACATACGCTTCATCGTGGATGTGACGCAGGGTGAGCTCGATTTCTACATGAGCCCGACGGACGAATCTTTCATCGTGCAGACGAACGTCTCGACCGGGCATCACGACATTCTGCTCGACCGAAGATACGTTTGGTACCAACAGCACACTAGTTATGTATCTCTATGGTCATCCGCCGTGCCAACACTCGGGTCCATAGACTTGCACCCGCTCAACATTCAAGGGTCGGAGGTACCGCTAGCAGGTGAGAAAACTTCCCCTGTTTGCGGTGGTCTAGGGAACGACGATTTCTACGTATTCGATCGTGATGCACGCGATCTGATCACGTACGAAACGTTGAACGAGTGCAAATCGCTGCTGCGGGTGTTTGGTCTTAAAAATCGGCTTGTCGTTACGCTGCCCCACACGGTGCATGCGCTGGGGCAGACCAAGTTTTACATTGCGCTGCGGGCACGCCCCGGATCGACCGCCAGCTATGGGTTGGTGTTTTTCCGCCAGGATCAGCTCCACATCCATCTGTTCGTGTTTTTCTCCGTGTTTTTCTCGTGCTTTTTCCTGTTTCTCGCGCTCTGCGTGCTGGCGTGGAAAGCGAAACAGGCGGCCGATATGCGCCGGGCCCGCCGGCGCCATGTCGTCGAGATGCTGCACATGGCGAAGCGACCGTTCGGACGGATCAATCTTTCACTCGAGGGTCCATCGGAGGGTATCATTACGCCGGCACCGCATCGGAGACGTGGCCGAACTTCGAAACATTCCACCGGTGGTAGTGCCGGTAGTAATGCGAACAATGCACacggccatcatcatcaccatcatcaccatcatcatcagcagcagcaccatcatcaaccGGATATAGGTCCGATAGCGTTAGAGCCGACGGCGGATAACTATGCCGCCGTCGGGACGGTGTTCGTACGTTTGCCGGGCAAACAAAAGTCACACATAACGCTCGCACTTGCATCGGCACTGATCGTTATGGGGCGCACATCCGGTGGCAGCTATCCGTCCCATTCGCGTGCGGCCGGCAGTGGACACCATCGCCGGCGTAGCTCACCTGGTGGAGGCAGTGTTTGTCACGCCTCGCCACGACAACATCCACTTCATTACTAtaatcagcaacagcagcagcagcaacaacagttgTCACTGCAACATATGCATCGGGGCGAACCAGCGGATGTGGTCGGACCGCTGGCGGAACGACAACCATTTATCGAAGTCCACCACGAGCAAGTTCCGCTGCAACCGCTTGCATCGAACCGCGAGCGGCAGTAA